In Bdellovibrio bacteriovorus, the following are encoded in one genomic region:
- the fabF gene encoding beta-ketoacyl-ACP synthase II: MTSRFERPSKPQRRVVVTGVGAVTPLGNSIEESWQNALAGKSGIAKITKFDTTGFDVTFAGEVKGFQADQYIEKKEQKKMDEFIHYSIAASKMAIDMAKLELTDEVKNQTGVIIGVGIGGLSNIEETSIKMKERGPGRISPFFIPSVITNLAAGQVTISLGLKGPNYSVTSACASGVHSIGDAVRYIRDGDTDVMLAGGAESTICGLAVGGFAAMRALSTRNEAPEKASRPWDKDRDGFVLGEGAAVLVLESLEHAEKRGAKILCEVTGYGVSSDAYHMTSPAPEGAGGYQAMAMALKDSGLQASEINYINAHGTSTPVGDGLESMAIKRLMGDAAKKVWVSSTKSMTGHALGAAGAIESAFCVMAIRDQKVPPTINLENPSEDCDLDYVPHKMREGKIDNVLNNSFGFGGTNASMIFSKYIKG, from the coding sequence ATGACCTCCCGCTTTGAACGTCCGTCTAAACCTCAAAGAAGAGTTGTTGTCACTGGCGTGGGCGCCGTCACTCCCCTTGGTAATTCTATCGAGGAGAGCTGGCAAAATGCCCTAGCTGGAAAATCCGGGATCGCGAAGATCACGAAATTTGACACGACAGGATTTGATGTGACTTTTGCTGGTGAAGTGAAAGGCTTTCAAGCCGATCAATACATCGAGAAAAAAGAGCAAAAGAAGATGGACGAGTTCATTCACTATTCCATCGCAGCTTCAAAAATGGCTATTGATATGGCCAAATTGGAGCTGACCGATGAAGTGAAAAACCAAACGGGAGTTATTATCGGCGTTGGTATCGGCGGTCTTTCAAATATCGAAGAGACCTCGATCAAAATGAAAGAGCGTGGACCTGGTCGTATCAGCCCGTTCTTCATCCCTTCTGTCATCACCAACTTGGCAGCAGGACAAGTCACTATTTCTTTAGGACTTAAAGGCCCCAATTATTCTGTTACATCGGCTTGCGCTTCGGGTGTTCACTCGATCGGTGATGCTGTTCGCTATATTCGCGATGGCGACACGGATGTGATGTTAGCTGGAGGTGCTGAAAGCACGATCTGCGGACTTGCCGTGGGTGGTTTTGCAGCGATGCGCGCCCTTTCAACTCGCAACGAGGCTCCCGAAAAAGCCAGCCGTCCTTGGGATAAAGACCGTGATGGTTTTGTCTTAGGTGAAGGGGCTGCGGTTCTTGTCTTAGAATCTTTAGAACATGCTGAAAAGCGTGGCGCTAAAATCTTATGCGAAGTCACAGGTTATGGTGTTTCTTCCGATGCCTATCACATGACATCTCCTGCGCCCGAAGGTGCCGGCGGATATCAAGCGATGGCCATGGCGTTGAAAGACTCTGGTCTTCAAGCTTCAGAAATTAATTATATCAATGCTCACGGAACAAGCACGCCGGTGGGTGACGGACTTGAATCAATGGCCATCAAACGCCTTATGGGTGATGCCGCGAAAAAAGTCTGGGTTTCTAGTACGAAATCAATGACAGGTCACGCTTTGGGTGCGGCCGGAGCAATCGAATCGGCATTTTGCGTGATGGCAATTCGCGATCAAAAAGTTCCGCCAACAATCAACTTAGAAAATCCAAGTGAAGATTGTGACTTGGACTATGTTCCTCACAAAATGCGTGAAGGAAAAATCGATAACGTTTTAAACAACAGTTTCGGTTTCGGCGGCACAAACGCCAGTATGATCTTTTCAAAATATATTAAGGGATAA
- the rpiB gene encoding ribose 5-phosphate isomerase B produces MRIYVGCDHAGLELKLKVMAALPDIDWQDMGTHSPDSTDYPDYANKVCEKITEEELSNKKHNIIDPLDGKALGLLICGSGQGMAIRANRFSNVRAALCWNEDIARLSRQHNNANILCLGQRFVPPDAALKILKVFLETKFEGGRHQNRVNKLSNDTGC; encoded by the coding sequence ATGAGAATCTATGTCGGTTGCGATCACGCTGGGTTGGAATTAAAACTTAAAGTGATGGCAGCTCTGCCAGACATCGACTGGCAAGACATGGGCACTCACTCCCCTGACTCGACCGATTATCCTGATTACGCCAATAAAGTCTGTGAAAAGATCACGGAAGAAGAACTTTCCAATAAAAAACACAACATCATTGACCCTTTAGACGGAAAAGCTCTAGGTCTTCTTATCTGTGGCTCGGGCCAAGGTATGGCCATCAGAGCAAATCGCTTTTCGAATGTTCGTGCAGCACTTTGCTGGAATGAAGACATCGCCAGACTGTCTCGCCAACACAACAACGCCAACATCCTGTGCCTGGGACAAAGATTTGTTCCGCCTGATGCGGCTTTAAAAATACTTAAAGTATTTCTTGAAACAAAATTCGAAGGCGGCCGCCATCAGAATAGAGTGAATAAACTTTCAAACGACACTGGTTGTTGA